A single region of the Nicotiana sylvestris chromosome 6, ASM39365v2, whole genome shotgun sequence genome encodes:
- the LOC104235979 gene encoding protein SUPPRESSOR OF K(+) TRANSPORT GROWTH DEFECT 1-like, with product MYSNFKEQAIEHLRQEDNVGNYAKAFTLYMNALEYFKTHLKNLEIKEAIYQTINEYLHRAEEIRAMLDESGTGSSSNGRDMAMAVKPKMKLKDGEDGEDSELRTGPNSVVISNFKDQAIAYVRQAGNYAKAFPLYMNALEYFRAQLKYEKDDPKTKMAISQKFDEYLHRAKEIRMVLDWTEPSLNEGDAVVATRPKDGEDGDDPNSQS from the exons ATGTATAGCAATTTCAAGGAGCAAGCGATTGAGCATTTGAGGCAAGAAGACAACGTTGGTAACTATGCAAAAGCATTTACTCTTTACATGAACGCTTTGGAGTACTTCAAAACGCATTTAAAGAACCTTGAGATTAAGGAGGCCATTTATCAGACAATTAACGAGTATTTGCACCGAGCGGAGGAGATTCGAGCGATGTTGGATGAGAGTGGGACTGGATCGAGTTCGAATGGAAGGGATATGGCTATGGCTGTCAAGCCCAAGATGAAGCTAAAGGATGGAGAAGATGGGGAGGATTCTGAATTGAGGACCGGGCCTAACTCTGTGGTTATCAG CAATTTCAAGGATCAAGCGATTGCGTATGTGAGGCAAGCAGGTAACTATGCAAAAGCATTCCCTCTTTACATGAATGCTTTGGAGTACTTCAGAGCCCAGTTAAAGTATGAGAAAGACGACCCTAAGACGAAGATGGCCATTTCTCAGAAATTTGACGAGTATTTGCACCGAGCAAAGGAGATCCGGATGGTGTTGGATTGGACCGAGCCAAGTCTGAATGAAGGGGATGCGGTTGTGGCTACTAGGCCCAAGGATGGAGAAGATGGTGATGATCCCAACAGTCAAAGTTAA